A genomic segment from Aegilops tauschii subsp. strangulata cultivar AL8/78 chromosome 1, Aet v6.0, whole genome shotgun sequence encodes:
- the LOC120964383 gene encoding glutamate dehydrogenase 1, mitochondrial-like — translation MVFGNIGSWAAQLITEAGGKVVSIRDVTGVVKNSNGIDIAKLMKHSAENRGIKGFDGGDAVDPTLLLTEECDVLIPAALGGVINKDNADAIKAKYIIEAVNHPTDPEATRQEHQHFATKLSCIC, via the exons ATG GTATTTGGCAATATTGGTTCTTGGGCTGCCCAATTGATCACTGAAGCTGGTGGCAAGGTGGTCTCCATCAGAGATGTCACAGGGGTTGTCAAGAACTCCAATGGCATTGACATAGCCAAGCTGATGAAGCACTCGGCAGAGAATCGCGGGATCAAGGGCTTTGACGGAGGTGACGCCGTCGACCCGACCTTGCTGCTCACAGAAGAGTGCGACGTGCTCATCCCGGCAGCTCTGGGAGGAGTCATAAACAA GGACAATGCTGATGCCATCAAAGCAAAGTACATCATCGAGGCTGTTAACCACCCAACAGACCCCGAGGCCACGAGGCAAGAACACCAACATTTTGCCACAAAACTAAGCTGCATTTGTTGA
- the LOC109785277 gene encoding protein FAR1-RELATED SEQUENCE 5-like, giving the protein MADASAECLDEYVNIVSRMFHSEDEGFEFYNKYALEKGFSVRKGYVEWDEANEKIILRKLVCSRECCREEKHMKRKREDRKRKPRNITRVGCKAKFVIARVAKTGRWFVKDFIDEHNHPLAPRDLACFLRSHRRISDEQKADIIEMESVGIRKHKIMDVLCMQYGGYDHVGCMTRDIYNFCHRYKQETVAAGDAQTVICHMMARQERDPDYFFKYLVDKDGHLKGLFWSDTQSRLDYEAFGDVVVFDSTYRTNKYNLPFVPFVGLNHHRSTVIFGCGIISHETNEAYEWMLRTFSEAMSQKHPISIITDGDLAMQRAIRVVWPDSYHRLCVWHIQQNIVRHLHDDEVREEFRSFIYDSSSIEEHERKWIEFLRRNEVTSEESWLHQMIEQQSAE; this is encoded by the exons ATGGCCGATGCAAGTGCAGAGTGTTTGGATGAGTACGTAAACATTGTCAGCAGGATGTTTCATAGCGAGGATGAAGGTTTTGAGTTCTATAACAAGTATGCTCTTGAGAAAGGCTTTAGTGTGAGAAAAGGCTATGTTGAGTGGGATGAAGCGAACGAGAAGATAATTCTGAGGAAACTTGTCTGTAGTCGTGAATGTTGCCGTGAAGAGAAGCACAtgaagaggaagagagaagatagGAAGAGGAAGCCACGGAATATCACTCGTGTGGGGTGTAAAGCGAAATTTGTCATTGCAAGAGTCGCGAAAACAGGGCGGTGGTTTGTGAAGGATTTCATCGATGAACACAACCATCCTCTGGCCCCACGAGACCTTGCTTGCTTTTTGCGTTCCCACAGAAGAATCAGCGACGAGCAGAAAGCGGACATTATAGAGATGGAAAGTGTTGGAATCCGGAAACACAAAATCATGGATGTGTTGTGCATGCAGTACGGTGGATATGACCATGTTGGATGCATGACGAGGGACATCTATAACTTCTGTCATCGCTACAAGCAGGAAACAGTCGCTGCCGGTGATGCTCAGACGGTGATCTGTCACATGATGGCGCGGCAAGAGAGAGACCCAGATTATTTCTTCAAATACTTGGTTGATAAAGATGGGCATCTGAAGGGATTGTTCTGGTCCGATACTCAATCCCGCCTTGACTACGAGGCTTTCGGCGATGTTGTGGTTTTTGATAGCACATACAGGACCAATAAGTACAATCTGCCGTTTGTGCCGTTTGTCGGGTTGAATCACCACCGCAGCACAGTTATCTTTGGATGCGGGATCATTTCTCATGAAACTAACGAGGCGTACGAGTGGATGTTGCGGACATTTTCTGAAGCCATGTCGCAGAAGCATCCGATATCTATAATCACTGACGGGGACCTTGCAATGCAGAGAGCGATCAGGGTGGTGTGGCCTGACTCATACCACAGGCTGTGTGTATGGCACATTCAGCAAAACATCGTACGCCATCTGCATGATGATGAGGTTAGGGAAGAATTCAGATCTTTCATATATGACTCGTCTTCTATTGAAGAGCATGAGAGAAAATGGATAGAGTTCTTACGAAGGAATGAAGTGACAAGTGAGGAGTCGTGGCTGCATCAGAT GATTGAGCAGCAATCAGCAGAGTGA
- the LOC120972768 gene encoding uncharacterized protein produces the protein MVLPDSPRASAMQPIPGFHVYPQASRLSGECSPEVSVVAPSMPAPAPIDLNATPVADGSSSRGARKRARHMPADVLPGARNLFDRMPASGDGDYMQNIISEGGAPAAGGASGAGYDPDETQSQDDRGPFTLSTFDQDRVAFMHDQVGLDLDGFPLDHEFPKDYGQEEEDECDIEGEPLFEDELANQAGGAKPKHKSKRTKVYTAVEDKLLCECWRDIGQDPKTGAEQKASTFWICVHREFHERKKFPPYQIQSTRGWVFISKRWRVIQQECNKFCATLESVKVRPVSVIGMQDMAFQALEAFKVQHNGK, from the exons ATGGTGCTGCCCGACTCGCCCCGCGCATCGGCGATGCAGCCGATACCTGGCTTCCATGTCTACCCGCAGGCCTCCCGTCTCTCCGGGGAGTGCTCGCCCGAGGTGAGCGTGGTGGCACCTTCCAtgcccgcgcccgcgcccatcGACCTCAACGCCACACCGGTGGCCGATGGCTCGTCATCCAGAGGCGCGAGGAAACGCGCGCGGCACATGCCAGCCGACGTGCTGCCGGGAGCACGCAACTTGTTCGACCGAATGCCGGCCTCCGGCGACGGCGACTACATGCAGAACATCATCTCCGAGGGTGGTGCGCCGGCCGCTGGCGGTGCCTCCGGGGCTGGCTATGATCCTGACGAGACACAAAGCCAGGACGACCGAGGACCGTTCACACTGTCCACCTTTGATCAAGATCGGGTGGCCTTCATGCATGATCAGGTCGGCCTGGACCTGGACGGCTTCCCCCTCGACCATGAGTTTCCGAAGGACTACGGGCAAGAGGAAGAGGATGAGTGCGACATCGAAGGGGAGCCTTTATTCGAGGACGAGCTCGCCAACCAAGCTGGCGGGgcgaagccgaagcacaagagcAAGCGGACCAAGGTATACACGGCGGTCGAGGACAAGCTCCTTTGTGAGTGTTGGAGGGACATTGGGCAAGACCCCAAGACCGGCGCCGAACAAAAGGCATCAACCTTTTGGATTTGTGTCCACCGTGAGTTCCATGAGCGCAAGAAGTTTCCGCCGTACCAAATCCAAAGCACGCGCGGGTGGGTGTTCATTTCGAAGAGATGGAGGGTgatccaacaagagtgcaacaagttttGTGCCACTCTTGAGAGCGTCAAGGTCCGCCCCGTGAGCGTCATCGGCATGCAAGACATG GCATTTCAAGCTTTGGAGGCATTCAAGGTCCAACACAATGGCAAGTGA